The DNA region GGGGTAATGCTTGAGCAGCCGATTGTCGTTCTCGATCGGATAGGTGCCCTCGCCGCGGCCCGGGAAGGTGAACGACTGGGTGGCGACGATGTCGCTGAACACCGGGTCTTGCCACGCGTACCGGTAGAACAGGCCGACGTCGTAGGCCGAGGTGCTCATGCCCGGTCCGTCCAGGCCCGACGGCGTCGCGACCCGAGTGTCGCGCGCGCCCAGCTTGTTGGCCAGTCCGTTGAGCTTGTTCAGCGCGGCCTCCATGCCGCCCATCTGGCGGGCCAGCGCGAAGGCCGCATCGTTGCCGGAGTACATCAGCAGGCCGTGCAGCAGGTCGTTGATCGAGTAGAAGCCGCCTTCGCCGACGCCGACCTTGGTGCCTTCCTGCGCGGCGTCCTCGGCGGTGCCGGGCACCACCTTGTGCAGCGGCAGATCACGGATGGCCTGCATCGCGGTGAGGACTTTGATGACGCTGGCCGGCCGGTGTCTGCCGTGCGGGTCGCGGGCGGCGATGACCTCACCGCTGTCGATGTCGGCGACCAGCCAGGCTTCGGCGGAGACGTCACCGGGGACCGGCGGGGTGTCCGGTGCGGTGATCACTCCGCAGCCGGCCAGCGCGTCGCCGCCCATCGGCTGGGCCGGCACCGGCAGGGGCCCCGGTGTCGGGTCGCCGGGCTTGGGGACCTCGGACGCGTCGACGGCCGGTGGGGTGGTCTCCCGGTACAGACAGGCGTCGGGGTCCGCACCCGCGACCGGCGCGAGGGTGAGCAGCGCGACGATCATCGGTGCGGTCAGCAGCGCCGCCGCGCGGGTCGCGAACGTCCGGAAAGTGCCCATGGTGTGCGCAGATTAGGCGATTTCGGGGGCCAACCCGGGGAGCCACGCGGCGTCGGCGTCCGTACCGAGATCTCGATGCCGCATAGGCTGTGGGACCACTGTCGATCCGCAAGGGCGTGCATGTTCATTCTGATTCTCGGCTCGATCCTCGGCCTCATGCACGTCTACGTGTGGAAACGCATGGTCAAGGACACGACGCGGCCGGGCCGGGCGCGTTGGTGGTGCTCGCTGGTGCTGGCCGGGCTGCTGGTGCTGCTGGTCGCGGCGCTGTTCGTGCCGCGGGTCTTCGACGTCGCCGAATCGCGCTGGCTGGCCTGGCCCGGCTACCTGTGGTTCGGCGTGGTGGCCTACCTGTTCCTGACGCTGCTCGCGCTGGAGCCGATCCGGTGGGTGCGTGCGTTGTGGCTGCGTCGGCGCCGTCCGGTTGCAGAACCGCCCGACGAATCGGTCACGTTGGATCGCCGGATCTTCTTGTCCCGCGTCGCGGCGGTCGCGGCCGGCACGGCGACCGTGGGTCTGGTAGGTACCGGGCTGGCGAACGCGCTCGGCCCGCCGCAGATATTGCGGGTCCCGGTCCGGCTGCCGCGGCTGGACCCGGCGTTCAACGGGTTCCGCATCGCGGTGGTCGCCGACATCCACCTCGGACCACTGCTCGGGCGCGCGCACACCGAGCGCATCGTGCGGATGGTCAACGAGACCGAACCCGACCTGATCGCGGTGGTCGGCGACGTGGTGGACGGCACGGTCGCCGAACTCGGCCCGGCGGCGGCTCCGCTGCAGGATCTGGTGTCGGGCGAGGGTGCGTTCTTCATCACCGGCAATCACGAGTACTTCGTCGA from Mycobacterium sp. SMC-4 includes:
- a CDS encoding metallophosphoesterase gives rise to the protein MFILILGSILGLMHVYVWKRMVKDTTRPGRARWWCSLVLAGLLVLLVAALFVPRVFDVAESRWLAWPGYLWFGVVAYLFLTLLALEPIRWVRALWLRRRRPVAEPPDESVTLDRRIFLSRVAAVAAGTATVGLVGTGLANALGPPQILRVPVRLPRLDPAFNGFRIAVVADIHLGPLLGRAHTERIVRMVNETEPDLIAVVGDVVDGTVAELGPAAAPLQDLVSGEGAFFITGNHEYFVEDTEDWLRELERLGLQPLRNEHTRIRRGGAGFDLAGINDLAGASRSDPPDLERALRGVVPDSATVLLAHQPVQVGEAAERGVDLQLSGHTHGGQMWPFHYAVGLAQPALAGLSTVRDTQLYVTRGAGFWGPPLRVGAPPDISVLTLQSP
- a CDS encoding D-alanyl-D-alanine carboxypeptidase family protein, encoding MGTFRTFATRAAALLTAPMIVALLTLAPVAGADPDACLYRETTPPAVDASEVPKPGDPTPGPLPVPAQPMGGDALAGCGVITAPDTPPVPGDVSAEAWLVADIDSGEVIAARDPHGRHRPASVIKVLTAMQAIRDLPLHKVVPGTAEDAAQEGTKVGVGEGGFYSINDLLHGLLMYSGNDAAFALARQMGGMEAALNKLNGLANKLGARDTRVATPSGLDGPGMSTSAYDVGLFYRYAWQDPVFSDIVATQSFTFPGRGEGTYPIENDNRLLKHYPGALGGKTGFTDDAGQTFVGAAERDGRRLVAVLLRGSRQPIAPWEQAARLLDYGFATPPGTSVGTLVDPDPSLGGLRQDPAAATTTKANAVLTDVDAMPVRVGVGVIGTVVVFSLIMGARALNRRPQRG